From Penicillium psychrofluorescens genome assembly, chromosome: 6, one genomic window encodes:
- a CDS encoding uncharacterized protein (ID:PFLUO_008549-T1.cds;~source:funannotate): MSTITGTVFRRGAELAAVHLKREPSDDQPRPSPWMFGLFGLTVVAISLTVWAVQYTLGNVVATLAAVEDTNPDIYVRIDNNEDDPNKPINPNEPEMAGSTPLQPITNKLRTTVRHLRARAGFWSPFRGLSLFLVYSLARGFISGLLPTRGSFLGQFLVQSCLSMLLATWQMAWVHIVISERSPKPFYQRIPSYRTWPKIAPAVALQDILTAAGFFLPLAALEAVGLIDFETPQNEVTMKFVCSTMAVYFIPALFAFLISIPARGIFIRVAASMLPEEDESIVPFDRSFGGKVNPAITGGSGCLSVTDAWATFDWPARVRFAKVIGKTILIEMALAVAAVAILVGELMLMGPGVLAIGGPSDPQGMSM; this comes from the exons ATGTCGACTATCACTGGAACCGTCTTCCGTCGAGGTGCTGAGCTCGCCGCCGTTCATCTGAAGAGAGAGCCGTCTGACGATCAGCCCCGGCCATCGCCATGGATGTTCGGCCTCTTCGGTCTGACCGTTGTCGCGATCAGTCTGACCGTGTGGGCG GTCCAATATACACTTGGCAACGTGGTTGCCACCTTGGCCGCGGTCGAGGATACCAACCCCGACATCTACGTCCGCATCGACAATAATGAAGACGACCCCAATAAGCCCATCAACCCGAATGAGCCCGAAATGGCCGGTTCCACCCCACTCCAGCCCATCACCAACAAGCTGCGTACGACCGTGCGGCATCTGCGCGCCCGAGCCGGATTCTGGTCCCCGTTCCGCGGTCTCAGCCTCTTCCTGGTCTACTCCCTCGCTCGCGGCTTTATCTCGGGCCTGCTCCCCACCCGTGGCTCGTTCCTCGGTCAGTTCCTCGTCCAGTCTTGCCTCAGCATGCTCCTGGCTACCTGGCAGATGGCCTGGGTGCACATCGTCATCTCCGAGCGCTCGCCCAAGCCCTTCTACCAGCGAATTCCCAGCTACCGGACCTGGCCGAAGATTGCCCCCGCGGTGGCTCTGCAGGATATCCTCACTGCagccggcttcttcctcccgCTGGCTGCCCTCGAAGCGGTTGGTCTGATCGACTTTGAGACCCCCCAGAACGAGGTGACGATGAAATTCGTGTGCAGCACCATGGCCGTCTATTTTATCCCGGCCCTTTTtgccttcttgatctccaTCCCCGCCCGTGGTATCTTCATCCGTGTTGCTGCGTCGATGCTCCcggaggaggatgagtcCATCGTGCCCTTTGACCGATCCTTTGGTGGTAAGGTGAACCCCGCCATCACCGGCGGTAGTGGCTGCCTCAGTGTCACCGATGCGTGGGCTACCTTTGACTGGCCAGCTCGCGTCCGTTTTGCCAAGGTCATTGGTAAGACGATTTTGATCGAGATGGCGCTGGCTGTTGCGGCTGTGGCTATCCTGGTTGGTGAGCTGATGCTGATGGGTCCTGGTGTCCTGGCTATTGGCGGCCCTTCAGACCCCCAGGGTATGAGCATGTAG
- a CDS encoding uncharacterized protein (ID:PFLUO_008551-T1.cds;~source:funannotate), translating into MKSFSPVALALFAAVGMVTAADMSTSDCANMCISNMNAKASELGCSSGDMTCLCKSQDYQWGVRDCTDQACPGSNPQEAVQMALSNCPGGSGSGSGSGSSSGTAGSATTSIMTQTTTLTGANGQPTATMTNTEATTKTGNEHMTTITSGTGTDATTWTTMQTGTKTNTGASQTGTGNGSGSGSGSSNGSGSGSGSGSGSGSGSGSGSGSGSGSGSGNKGSSSTSTGAAMPMATVGSGAAVLGLAAMLVL; encoded by the exons ATGAAGTCTTTCTCCCCCGTTGCGCTGGCCCTGTTTGCCGCTGTTGGCATGGTGACTGCCGCCGATATGAGCACCTCGGACTGCGCT AACATGTGCATCTCAAACATGAATGCCAAGGCGTCCGAGCTGGGCTGCTCGTCTGGCGACATGACCTGCTTGTGCAAGAGCCAGGACTACCAGTGGGGTGTCCGTGACTGCACCGACCAGGCCTGTCCCGGCTCCAACCCGCAAGAGGCTGTCCAAATGGCTCTATCCAACTGCCCTG GtggctccggctccggctctggatctggatctAGCTCTGGCACTGCTGGTAGTGCGACTACCAGCATCATGACCCAGACCACCACGTTGACTGGCGCCAATGGCCAGCCCACGGCCACTATGACCAACACTGAGGCTACAACCAAGACCGGCAATGAGCACATG ACTACCATAACTTCGGGCACTGGAACCGATGCCACTACCTGGACCACCATGCAGACCGGCACCAAGACCAACACGGGAGCGTCTCAGACGGGCACTGGCAATGGatcgggctcgggctcgggcaGCAGCAATGGATCAGGCTCGGGCTCTGGATCAGGCTCTGGCTCAGGCTCTGGCTCAGGCTCTGGCtcaggctctggctctggctcggGCTCTGGCAACAAGGGCTCTAGCTCGACATCCACTGGCGCGGCTATGCccatggccaccgtcggcaGCGGTGCCGCTGTCCTGGGTCTGGCTGCGATGCTGGTGTTGTAA
- a CDS encoding uncharacterized protein (ID:PFLUO_008553-T1.cds;~source:funannotate) produces MHRLLGGILIGRNIPATTDGETNNTTSLTEAWGLRSGVYTPRQLVESFSPLLDVVVHRLGSDPPNSKPARVRLLDNLAANLATDTREATLRLAEPLDVSRQEMKDQAARIGKSLVQWARESHTKSFDPSMHLRSPCEGHLLIPSNVDLMFGDRSQPHLMQLFNEYMHQMVLLRDALLPFQNYQDVLIPIDGEAARGIRHLESARAQFLAEMLTKHTTQKGVTSYAKTLLAPKLFSTASVGYGFQYAHGAVLPAFLAGGSTSLHLLHYIPAIIEPSTTDILFDYQFDDYYSAPRLEIPAGMPVNASALSFPGEEPSPVQDVSVGLIPFSEKGSQLELRIEFKCGYCAAIDLGQIARGHRYSYFARQSTSFPENNETLNGATAEAQKTPASVIVHHSTTILKTPNTGLLSAKAGGVHVIPAVDPIVALAILGKLYPENVVLLPRNEVLGQTENAGKGFEPKFVIWGGVERGRLKGVF; encoded by the coding sequence ATGCATCGCCTGCTTGGAGGCATCCTGATCGGGCGCAATATCCCGGCGACAACCGACGGAGAAACGAATAACACTACTTCCTTGACTGAAGCGTGGGGTTTACGGTCGGGCGTGTATACTCCACGCCAGCTGGTAGAAAGTTTTTCACCTTTACTGGACGTCGTAGTCCACCGACTTGGAAGCGATCCACCAAATTCAAAGCCTGCTCGTGTTCGGCTTCTAGATAATCTCGCTGCCAATTTGGCTACCGATACGCGCGAAGCCACCCTTCGCCTCGCGGAGCCCCTCGACGTTTCGCGACAAGAAATGAAGGACCAGGCAGCACGAATCGGCAAGTCACTGGTTCAGTGGGCTCGCGAGTCTCACACCAAATCATTTGACCCGAGCATGCATCTCCGCAGTCCTTGTGAGGGCCACTTGCTCATTCCGTCCAACGTGGACTTGATGTTCGGTGACCGAAGCCAACCGCACTTGATGCAGTTGTTTAACGAGTACATGCACCAGATGGTCCTACTTCGCGATGCGCTTCTCCCATTTCAGAATTACCAGGATGTCCTCATACCTATCGATGGCGAAGCTGCGAGAGGTATTCGCCATTTGGAGTCTGCCAGGGCCCAATTTCTTGCCGAGATGCTCACGAAACATACAACCCAGAAGGGGGTCACGTCCTATGCCAAAACGCTTTTGGCACCAAAGCTCTTCTCTACCGCTTCTGTTGGTTATGGTTTTCAGTATGCGCATGGTGCTGTTCTGCCAGCGTTCCTAGCTGGTGGTTCAACCTCGCTGCATTTGCTGCACTATATTCCGGCAATAATTGAGCCCAGCACAACAGACATCCTATTCGACTATCAGTTTGACGATTACTATTCTGCACCTCGGCTTGAGATACCCGCGGGTATGCCGGTTAACGCATCTGCTCTTAGCTTCCCGGGAGAAGAGCCATCTCCGGTCCAAGACGTCTCAGTGGGTCTAATTCCTTTTTCGGAGAAGGGGAGTCAGCTTGAACTACGGATCGAGTTTAAATGCGGGTATTGCGCCGCTATTGACCTAGGGCAAATTGCTCGTGGGCATCGGTACTCATACTTTGCACGGCAATCCACTTCTTTCCCAGAAAACAACGAAACCTTAAATGGTGCTACGGCTGAGGCTCAAAAGACTCCTGCATCTGTCATTGTTCACCACTCCACTACCATCCTCAAGACACCCAACACAGGTCTCCTGAGTGCCAAAGCAGGTGGTGTCCATGTGATTCCTGCCGTTGATCCTATTGTCGCTCTGGCTATCTTGGGGAAGCTGTATCCTGAGAATGTGGTCTTGCTGCCTCGAAATGAGGTGCTAGGTCAGACCGAAAATGCTGGTAAAGGGTTTGAGCCCAAGTTTGTGATTTGGGGCGGTGTTGAGCGTGGTAGACTGAAGGGTGTTTTTTGA
- a CDS encoding uncharacterized protein (ID:PFLUO_008552-T1.cds;~source:funannotate), with product MDAERRRLIDAYPSYQCMQQWDALHAMLVYEILELKASSQQETESWKQKPNRKGLKSPFLAKMTQYYTNCHLETPSEDLLASSGVSPMQTLEQWRVAETSRRTIFLAHVVHFLSNYDFKSGKQSIYYEPLDDDMLLNLPLPCSHALWTARNEQEWKFTIEFQQNNIPPMTGVPSASHSLGAAGMTLQHLLSNFNKEFLRTIFTRSSGFGGSDELRDLIVLCALEQFP from the coding sequence ATGGATGCGGAGCGACGTAGGTTGATTGATGCCTATCCATCCTACCAATGCATGCAGCAATGGGATGCTCTGCATGCCATGCTGGTATACGAAATTTTGGAACTGAAAGCATCATCACAACAAGAAACCGAAAGCTGGAAGCAGAAGCCGAACAGGAAAGGTCTGAAATCGCCCTTCCTTGCCAAAATGACGCAATATTATACCAATTGCCACCTTGAAACCCCCAGTGAAGATCTTCTAGCGTCTTCAGGCGTGTCGCCGATGCAGACTTTGGAGCAGTGGCGGGTTGCAGAAACATCCCGACGGACCATATTTTTGGCCCATGTCGTACATTTCCTGAGCAATTATGATTTCAAGAGCGGGAAACAATCCATATATTATGAGCCACTCGACGACGATATGCTCCTGAACTTGCCTTTACCTTGTAGTCATGCTCTTTGGACCGCACGGAACGAGCAGGAGTGGAAATTTACCATTGAGTTCCAGCAAAACAATATCCCTCCGATGACCGGTGTCCCATCCGCCTCACACTCTCTGGGAGCAGCGGGAATGACCCTTCAGCACCTACTGTCAAATTTCAATAAAGAATTTCTGCGGACGATTTTTACTCGCAGTTCGGGTTTTGGAGGGTCCGATGAGTTGCGAGATCTGATTGTCCTTTGCGCTCTGGAACAGTTCCCCTGA
- a CDS encoding uncharacterized protein (ID:PFLUO_008550-T1.cds;~source:funannotate) codes for MSSSTSPPPKLKDEVKAVEAKAVNQTIVQLRSLAAGAAGGLCAVVVGHPFDLVKVRLQTAEKGVYSGAMDVVRRTVAREGLARGLYAGVSAPLVGVTPMFAVSFWGYDVGKTLVGKMSEVPVKNNTSQYSIAQISAAGFFSAIPMTLITAPFERVKVLLQIQGQNPPPPGQKPKYSGGMDVVRQLYKEGGVRSVFRGSAMTLARDGPGSAAYFAAYEYIKRSLTPKDENGNVTGELSLPAVLTAGGAAGIAMWIPVFPVDTIKSRLQSAPGKPTIGGTISAVYASGGFKAFFPGFGPALARAVPANAATFLGVELAHKFMKKLFDD; via the exons ATGTCGAGTTCCACCTCGCCCCCGCCGAAGCTCAAGGATGAGGTCAAGGCCGTCGAGGCGAAAGCTGTGAACCAGACCATTGTCCAGCTCCGTTCGCTTGCCGCTGGTGCTGCGGGTGGTCTCTgcgccgtggtggtgggaCACCCCTTCGACCTGGTCAAGGTGCGCCTGCAGACTGCCGAGAAGGGCGTCTACTCGGGTGCCATGGATGTGGTGAGGAGAACCGTCGCCCGGGAGGGTCTGGCGCGG GGACTGTACGCCGGTGTGtcggcgccgttggtggGAGTGACTCCGATGT TTGCCGTCAGCTTTTGG GGTTATGACGTGGGCAAGACTCTTGTCGGCAAGATGTCGGAGGTTCCAGTGAAGAACAACACCTCCCAGTACTCGATCGCGCagatctccgccgccggcttcttctccgccatcccCATGACTTTGATTACCGCTCCCTTCGAGCGCGTCAAGGTGCTCCTCCAGATCCAGGGCCAGAACCCACCGCCCCCGGGCCAGAAGCCCAAGTATTCTGGCGGCATGGACGTGGTCCGTCAGCTGTACAAGGAGGGCGGAGTTCGCAGTGTCTTCCGTGGCAGCGCCATGACGCTGGCGCGTGATGGTCCGGGATCCGCAGCTTACTTCGCGGCCTACGAGTACATCAAGCGGTCGCTGACCCccaaggatgagaatggcaaCGTGACCGGTGAACTGTCCCTGCCCGCGGTCCTGACTGCCGGTGGTGCGGCCGGTATTGCCATGTGGATTCCAGTCTTCCCCGTCGACACGATCAAGTCCCGTCTGCAAAGTGCCCCCGGCAAGCCGACGATCGGCGGCACCATCAGCGCCGTATATGCCAGTGGAGGTTTCAAGGCCTTCTTCCCCGGCTTTGGCCCAGCTCTGGCGCGTGCCGTGCCGGCCAACGCAGCTACTTT CCTCGGTGTCGAACTGGCGCACAAGTTCATGAAGAAGCTTTTTGACGACTAG
- a CDS encoding uncharacterized protein (ID:PFLUO_008555-T1.cds;~source:funannotate), giving the protein MRAAWWFTLCLSRVAVASLSNADSRAHELLLPYLPHSSYDDASLKSAAESYLSITWSVQNGIVCANDDPIFPPSASMRLHASQYRDSNEVLQDDDSILSYSLDVRPLSTEGSGMAAGLMRLRVELLDLHGKPVTTNAVVVDLLRSSDGDNVIKSVGIGPGSAIHDTRPVSKPRPWQMNWWSSKVDSLLSSVQSSSQDDAPPSGTASSLDAMSAPDAATKSFQGDGTYSPFRASPSHTGSDFPQHSRTWRAFVLPIALGAMAGTLAYAGGFVIGMIGMSLSARRRHRARRHRRRHSRVPSIDNGLFVEKKRVRMPDIYETDSEGV; this is encoded by the exons ATGCGGGCGGCTTGGTGGTTCACTCTGTGCCTGAGCAGAGTCGCAGTCGCATCTCTATCCAATGCCGACTCCCGCGCTCATGAATTACTGCTCCCGTACCTCCCTCACTCCTCCTACGACGACGCTTCCCTGAAAAGTGCCGCCGAGTCCTATTTG TCAATCACCTGGTCCGTTCAAAATGGCATCGTTTGCGCCAACGACGATCCGATTTTTCCTCCATCAGCGTCTATGCGATTACACGCGTCGCAATATCGCGACTCCAACGAAGTCCTTCAAGACGATGACAGTATCCTTTCATATTCTTTGGATGTGCGCCCGCTGTCGACAGAAGGTTCGGGCATGGCCGCAGGCTTGATGCGTCTCCGCGTAGAACTGCTCGACCTGCACGGCAAGCCAGTTACGACGAatgcggtggtggtggacctTCTCAGGTCTAGCGATGGAGACAATGTCATCAAGAGTGTCGGGATTGGGCCCGGTAGCGCAATCCACGATACTCGCCCAGTGTCAAAGCCGCGGCCGTGGCAGATGAACTGGTGGAGCTCCAAAGTAGACTCCTTGTTGAGCAGCGTGCAGTCTTCCTCTCAAGATGATGCTCCGCCATCAGGAACCGCGAGCTCCCTAGATGCGATGTCTGCGCCCGATGCAGCCACCAAGTCGTTCCAAGGCGACGGTACATACTCACCATTTCGCGCTTCTCCCTCCCATACTGGATCGGATTTTCCACAACATTCCCGGACCTGGCGCGCATTCGTGCTGCCCATTGCTCtcggcgccatggcgggtACGCTGGCTTACGCGGGTGGGTTTGTCATTGGAATGATTGGGATGTCTCTGTCCGCTCGCCGCAGGCATCGGGCTCGCCGACACCGCCGGCGGCACTCTCGCGTCCCATCCATTGATAATGGACTTTTCGTTGAGAAGAAGCGAGTGAGGATGCCTGATATTTATGAGACTGACTCGGAAGGGGTATGA